Within Fibrobacter sp. UWEL, the genomic segment CCGCCAGAGTTTTCAGGCAGTTGTTATATCGCTTGTAGCGATTGCCTACAGCCTTGATGAAGTTGGGATACTTGCGGTACGCCAGTTTGTACAGGAACAGGAGAGAGTTGGGAGACTTCTGGTATCCCATAGGCCGTGTGGTGATCACTACCTGCTTCTTGTAGCCAATGGAGTCCATATACTCAAAGGGGATACTGTCGGCGGTGTTTCCGTCAAACATTTTCTTGCCTTGGTATTCCACAAGACTGCTGACCAGTGCCAGCGAAGAAGAAGCGCGGATGGCGTCCATATCCGTACGCAAGTCGCGGACTCGGAAATGCTCGGCACCGCCTGTCTCCACGTTGCTGGCCGCAACAAAAAACTCCGAAGCTTGGGCTCTCTCGCGGAAAGTATCGTAATCAAAAGGATCGATTTTCTCCGGCACGGTGTGGTAGCAGAATTTCAGGTCGAAGTAGTTGCCGGTCCTGAGCCAGTTTCCAAGGCTCATGTAGCGGGGATCCTTAGAGTGGATGGTGTCCAGGCGCAGGTTTCGTTCCCGCTGTTCCGACAGGTAGTTGCAAAGGTGTGTGGCCCCTGCAGAAGTTCCCGCGTAACCGCCGAACTTGAATCCTTCATCGTGGAATGCGTCCAGCACGCCTGCGGTATAAGCCCCGCGCATGCCGCCACCTTCTAATACCAGTGCAATATCCTTGAACATATGGACAAATCTATATAAAAACCGCCCACACTCCAAATTGGAATATTCCTTATTGAATCTCCAATAATCCTCATTTTTCGAGAAACAAGTCTATATTAAGGATTCTTAGGAAGATAGGTTTAGATGAAACCAGTTATACATGGAATTTTTACTCTGGAAACACCCGCCGAGAATAGGGTGCAGTTTAACGATGCTGTCTACGTACTTCGCAAGCATTTTGACGATGTCTTAAGTAAGGCTCCCGCTACTCATTCCGTTGCTGATGGGGCGCCGACCGTCATTGACGAGGCGGGCGGTCTTCAGTACAAGACCACCGACGAATTCTGGCTCTTT encodes:
- a CDS encoding patatin family protein, with translation MFKDIALVLEGGGMRGAYTAGVLDAFHDEGFKFGGYAGTSAGATHLCNYLSEQRERNLRLDTIHSKDPRYMSLGNWLRTGNYFDLKFCYHTVPEKIDPFDYDTFRERAQASEFFVAASNVETGGAEHFRVRDLRTDMDAIRASSSLALVSSLVEYQGKKMFDGNTADSIPFEYMDSIGYKKQVVITTRPMGYQKSPNSLLFLYKLAYRKYPNFIKAVGNRYKRYNNCLKTLAEWEKQGKAFVLRPTVNMKISRVEKDTAKLQALYALGLKDARDRMQELKEFLK